The Pseudomonas orientalis genome contains a region encoding:
- a CDS encoding Lon protease family protein gives MPDPVAASLRLAPEALTRPFSAEQFSFSTTNDLEPFRGVLGQERAVEALQFGVAMPRPGYNVFVMGEPGTGRFSFVKRYLKAEGKRLQTPSDWVYVNNFDEPREPRALELPGGGAAAFITDINALVDNLVATFPAVFEHPTYQQRKSAIDRAFNQRYDKALDVIERLALEKDVALYRDSSNIAFTPMLDGKALDEAEFSQLPEADRERFHTDISELEERLNEELASLPQWKRESNNQLRQFNEETITLALQPLLAPLSEKYAENAAVCGYLQAVQVYLLKTVVEQLVDDAKTDAQARKLLEEQYCPSLVVGHSVNGGAPVVFEPHPTYDNLFGRIEYSTDQGALYTTYRQLRPGALHRANGGFLILEAEKMLSEPFVWDALKRSLQSRKLKMESPLGELGRLATVTLNPQMIPLQVKVIIIGSRQLYYALQDADPDFQEMFRVLVDFDEDIPMVDESLEQFAQLLKTRTSEEGMAPLTSDAVARLATYSARLAEHQGRLSARIGDLFQLVSEADFIRHLAGDEMTDAGHIERALKAKATRTGRVSARILDDMLAGVILIDTAGAAVGKCNGLTVLEVGDSAFGVPARISATVYPGGSGIVDIEREVNLGQPIHSKGVMILTGYLGSRYAQEFPLAISASIALEQSYGYVDGDSASLGEACTLISALSKTPLKQCFAITGSINQFGEVQAVGGVNEKIEGFFRLCEARGLTGEQGAIIPKANVATLMLDEKVLQAVRAGQFHIYAVRQADEALSLLVGEDAGEPDAEGQFPEGTVNARVVERLRAIAEMISEEDLKEAEKELAQQALAEAKPT, from the coding sequence ATGCCTGATCCTGTTGCTGCCAGCTTGCGTCTAGCGCCCGAAGCGCTGACTCGCCCTTTCTCCGCTGAACAGTTCAGCTTCTCGACCACCAATGATTTGGAGCCCTTTCGCGGTGTGCTTGGCCAGGAACGTGCGGTTGAAGCCTTGCAGTTCGGTGTGGCCATGCCACGCCCCGGTTACAACGTGTTTGTCATGGGCGAGCCCGGTACCGGTCGCTTTTCATTCGTCAAACGTTACCTGAAGGCTGAAGGCAAACGCCTGCAAACCCCGTCGGACTGGGTCTATGTAAATAATTTCGACGAACCGCGCGAACCGCGCGCGCTGGAATTGCCAGGCGGCGGCGCTGCAGCGTTTATCACCGATATCAACGCGCTGGTCGACAATCTGGTGGCGACCTTCCCGGCCGTGTTTGAACACCCGACGTACCAACAGCGCAAAAGCGCCATCGACCGTGCATTCAACCAGCGCTACGACAAGGCCCTGGACGTGATCGAGCGCCTGGCCCTGGAAAAAGACGTGGCGCTGTACCGCGACAGCTCCAACATTGCCTTCACGCCGATGCTTGACGGCAAGGCGCTGGACGAAGCGGAGTTCTCGCAGTTGCCGGAAGCCGATCGTGAGCGCTTTCACACCGATATTTCCGAGCTGGAAGAACGCCTCAACGAAGAGTTGGCGAGCCTGCCGCAATGGAAGCGTGAGTCAAACAACCAACTGCGCCAGTTCAACGAAGAAACCATCACCCTGGCCCTGCAGCCGTTGCTTGCGCCACTGTCGGAAAAGTACGCGGAAAACGCCGCCGTCTGCGGTTACCTGCAGGCCGTGCAGGTGTATCTGCTCAAAACCGTGGTCGAGCAATTGGTCGACGACGCCAAGACCGATGCCCAGGCGCGCAAGCTGCTCGAGGAGCAATACTGCCCGAGCCTGGTGGTGGGTCATTCGGTCAACGGCGGTGCGCCGGTGGTGTTTGAACCGCACCCGACCTACGACAACCTGTTCGGCCGTATCGAATACAGCACCGACCAGGGTGCGCTTTACACCACGTATCGCCAACTGCGTCCGGGGGCGTTGCACCGTGCCAACGGTGGCTTCCTGATTCTTGAAGCGGAAAAAATGCTCAGCGAGCCGTTTGTATGGGATGCGCTCAAGCGGTCCCTGCAATCGCGCAAGTTGAAGATGGAGTCCCCGCTGGGCGAACTCGGCCGCCTGGCGACCGTGACCCTCAACCCGCAGATGATTCCGTTGCAGGTCAAGGTGATCATCATCGGGTCGCGCCAGTTGTACTACGCGTTGCAGGACGCCGATCCGGACTTCCAGGAAATGTTCCGCGTACTGGTGGACTTCGACGAAGACATCCCGATGGTCGACGAAAGCCTGGAGCAGTTCGCCCAGTTGCTCAAGACCCGCACCTCGGAAGAAGGCATGGCGCCGCTGACGTCGGATGCGGTGGCGCGGTTGGCGACTTACAGTGCACGCCTGGCGGAACATCAGGGCCGTTTGTCGGCGCGCATCGGCGACTTGTTCCAACTGGTCAGCGAAGCGGACTTTATTCGTCACCTGGCGGGCGATGAAATGACCGATGCCGGGCATATCGAGCGCGCGCTCAAGGCCAAGGCCACGCGCACCGGCCGCGTGTCGGCGCGGATTCTCGACGACATGCTCGCCGGGGTCATCCTCATCGACACCGCCGGCGCCGCCGTCGGCAAGTGCAACGGGCTGACGGTGCTGGAGGTGGGGGATTCGGCGTTTGGCGTACCCGCGCGGATTTCCGCCACGGTGTACCCGGGCGGCAGCGGCATTGTCGACATCGAACGTGAGGTCAACCTCGGCCAGCCGATTCACTCCAAGGGCGTGATGATCCTCACCGGTTATCTGGGCAGCCGTTACGCGCAGGAATTCCCGCTGGCGATCTCGGCCAGCATCGCGCTGGAACAGTCCTACGGTTACGTGGACGGCGACAGTGCTTCCCTGGGCGAGGCCTGCACCTTGATCTCGGCGTTGTCGAAGACGCCGCTCAAGCAGTGCTTTGCCATCACCGGCTCGATCAACCAGTTTGGCGAAGTGCAGGCCGTGGGTGGGGTCAACGAGAAGATCGAAGGCTTCTTCCGCCTGTGCGAAGCGCGCGGGTTGACGGGTGAACAGGGCGCGATCATTCCCAAGGCCAACGTGGCCACGCTGATGCTCGATGAAAAGGTCTTGCAGGCCGTGCGCGCAGGGCAATTCCATATTTATGCGGTGCGCCAGGCGGATGAGGCGTTGAGCCTGCTGGTGGGCGAGGATGCCGGTGAGCCGGATGCGGAAGGGCAGTTTCCGGAAGGCACGGTCAATGCGCGGGTGGTGGAGCGCTTAAGGGCAATTGCCGAGATGATCAGCGAGGAAGACTTGAAGGAGGCAGAGAAAGAGCTGGCGCAGCAGGCTTTAGCGGAGGCCAAACCGACCTGA
- a CDS encoding DUF3015 domain-containing protein yields MKRILLGTLFTVVSLNAMAEAPGGPNCGWGNMLFEGQRGTPAHFLASTTNGTSGNATFGMTSGTNGCSTNSALTYGGKSWIAMNGMMNELSEDMAKGNGEALTTYAVVLGVAPEDREHFAAVTHEHFQQIFSKADVTADDVHNNTIAVLKSDARLAKYATQA; encoded by the coding sequence ATGAAACGGATCCTTCTTGGTACTCTCTTCACCGTCGTCTCCCTCAATGCAATGGCAGAAGCACCAGGTGGCCCGAACTGCGGTTGGGGCAACATGTTGTTTGAAGGCCAGCGCGGTACTCCTGCTCATTTCCTCGCTTCCACCACCAACGGCACCTCGGGTAACGCCACCTTCGGCATGACCTCGGGCACCAACGGTTGCAGCACCAACAGCGCCCTGACCTATGGCGGCAAGTCCTGGATTGCCATGAATGGCATGATGAACGAGCTGTCCGAAGACATGGCCAAAGGCAACGGCGAAGCACTGACCACCTACGCGGTGGTACTGGGTGTTGCTCCGGAAGATCGCGAGCACTTCGCGGCCGTGACCCACGAGCACTTCCAGCAGATCTTCAGCAAGGCTGACGTGACTGCTGACGACGTGCACAACAACACCATTGCCGTACTGAAAAGCGATGCCCGTCTGGCGAAATACG